From the Alteromonas sp. CI.11.F.A3 genome, the window GAAACTCGTGATGCCTTGCAGCAAGCCATCTTAGATGATTTGGAAGCCCACGGTGGTATTTCAACACTCACGGACAAAAGTCCGCCCGATGCTATTTACCAGCATTTTAATGTAAGTAAAGCCGCGTATAAAAAAGCATTAGGCGCGTTGTACAAACAAAAGAAAATCACCATTGGCGCAGACGCCGTTCGTCTCACCCAATCGTAAGCAGGAACTAATAGGTAGGAAGTACAATGAAAGCTCAAGTTTCATGGGATAAAGACCTCACTTTCACCGGTACAACCGACAGTGGGTATAAAACCGTCATGGACGGTAGTGGAAATGCAGTATCACCAATGGAATCAGTATTGTTAGCCGTTGGCGCCTGCTCCAGTATTGATGTGGTAGACATCCTTAAAAAGGGTCGTCACGAAATTGAAAGCTGTGAATGTGAATTAGAAGCCGATCGTGCTGATGACGCCCCACGGGTATTCACAAAAATTCATGCTCACTACACAGTGGTAGCAAGCAGCGTGACCGAGAAAGCATTAGCACGTGCAGTACAACTTTCTACTGAAAAGTATTGCTCAGTAATGTTAATGCTTACCGGCAATGTGGAGATCACCACCAGCTATACCTTAGTTGAATCCACACACAATTAGGCTAATACGCCACCTATTAGTGTAAAGGGCTATCAGTGATTGATGGCCCTTTTTTATTCTCCCACCAAAAACAAGCTAACCAACTGATTATAAACATATAAACATCTTCTTACACTTACTGGCATGGTTGCTGCTGTAAGTTGGTAATAAACTAATAATTAACGACAACAATCAGGTATTTGACCATGGACGCTTCGTTTAACACTCTTCGCACACTGTCCCTTAC encodes:
- a CDS encoding OsmC family protein; translated protein: MKAQVSWDKDLTFTGTTDSGYKTVMDGSGNAVSPMESVLLAVGACSSIDVVDILKKGRHEIESCECELEADRADDAPRVFTKIHAHYTVVASSVTEKALARAVQLSTEKYCSVMLMLTGNVEITTSYTLVESTHN